One Catharus ustulatus isolate bCatUst1 chromosome 2, bCatUst1.pri.v2, whole genome shotgun sequence genomic window carries:
- the PDE9A gene encoding high affinity cGMP-specific 3',5'-cyclic phosphodiesterase 9A isoform X4: MLEKKVELEGLKVVEIEKCKRDIKKMREEMAARNSRTNCPCKYSFLDESKKPAPRRDVPSYPKYMLSQETIEALRKPTFDVWLWEPNEMLSCLEHMYHDLGLVKDFNINPITLKRWLLCIHDNYRNNPFHNFRHCFCVTQMMYSMISLCSLQEKFSQIDILILMTAAVCHDLDHPGYNNTYQINARTELAVRYNDISPLENHHCAVAFQIFSQPEFNIFSNVDQEQFKQIRQGIITLILATDMARHAEILDSFKEKMENFDYTNEEHMTCLKMVLIKCCDISNEVRPMEVAEPWVDCLLEEYFMQSDREKSEGLPVAPFMDRDKVTKPTAQIGFLKFVLIPMFETVTKLFPEVEEVMLQPLWESRDHYEGLKQIDDAMKELQKQKSEGLTSSTTEK; this comes from the exons ATGCTGGAGAAAAAGGTTGAAT TGGAAGGCCTGAAAGTGGTGGAGATTGAGAAATGCAAGCGCGACATTAAAAAGATGAGGGAGGAAATGGCAGCAAGGAACAGCAG GACGAACTGTCCCTGCAAGTACAGCTTTTTGGATGAAAGCAAGAAGCCAGCTCCCCGGAGGGATGTCCCATCCTACCCAAAG TACATGCTGTCCCAGGAGACCATCGAGGCTCTGCGGAAACCAACCTTTGACGTGTGGCTGTGGGAGCCCAACGAG atGCTGAGCTGTTTGGAGCACATGTACCACGACCTTGGGCTGGTAAAAGACTTCAACATCAACCCTATCACGCTGAAGAGGTGGCTG ctgtgcaTTCATGACAATTACAGAAACAACCCCTTCCACAATTTCCGGCACTGCTTCTGCGTGACCCAGATGATGTACAGCATGATctccctctgcagcctccag gagaaattttcccaaattgACATTTTGATTCTCATGACGGCAGCAGTGTGCCATGACTTGGACCATCCAGGCTATAACAACAC CTACCAGATCAACGCGCGGACGGAGCTGGCCGTGCGCTACAACGACATCTCCCCGCTGGAGAACCACCACTGCGCCGTGGCCTTCCAGATCTTCTCCCAGCCAGAGTTCAACATCTTCTCCAACGTGGACCAGGAGCAGTTCAAGCAGATCAGACAG GGGATAATTACATTAATCCTGGCTACAGACATGGCGAGACATGCAGAAATACTGGActctttcaaggaaaaaatggaaaactttgATTACACAAATGAAGAACACATGACCTGT CTGAAGATGGTACTGATAAAATGCTGCGACATCTCCAACGAAGTGCGCCCGATggaggtggcagagccctgggtaGATTGCTTACTGGAGGAGTATTTCATGCAG AGCGACCGAGAGAAATCCGAGGGGCTGCCGGTGGCGCCGTTCATGGACCGCGACAAAGTGACCAAGCCCACGGCACAGATCGGGTTTCTCAAGTTTGTCCTCATCCCCATGTTCGAAACAGTGACCAAG CTATTCCCAGAAGTGGAGGAGGTGATGCTCCAGCCTCTGTGGGAATCCAGGGACCACTATGAGGGGTTAAAGCAGATAGATGATGCTATGAAAGAG ctgcagaaacagaaaagtgaaGGTTTGACGTCCAGCACTACTGAAAAGTGA
- the PDE9A gene encoding high affinity cGMP-specific 3',5'-cyclic phosphodiesterase 9A isoform X1, producing MGSASSTYRPKCIYLDIDGRIQKVIFSKYCNSKDIMDLFCIATGLPRNTTISLLTADNCMVSIDPTMPANTERSPYKVIPVVTEQLSEKEELFQNLLGQIAEQFSRVFKINELKTEVANHLAMLEKKVELEGLKVVEIEKCKRDIKKMREEMAARNSRTNCPCKYSFLDESKKPAPRRDVPSYPKYMLSQETIEALRKPTFDVWLWEPNEMLSCLEHMYHDLGLVKDFNINPITLKRWLLCIHDNYRNNPFHNFRHCFCVTQMMYSMISLCSLQEKFSQIDILILMTAAVCHDLDHPGYNNTYQINARTELAVRYNDISPLENHHCAVAFQIFSQPEFNIFSNVDQEQFKQIRQGIITLILATDMARHAEILDSFKEKMENFDYTNEEHMTCLKMVLIKCCDISNEVRPMEVAEPWVDCLLEEYFMQSDREKSEGLPVAPFMDRDKVTKPTAQIGFLKFVLIPMFETVTKLFPEVEEVMLQPLWESRDHYEGLKQIDDAMKELQKQKSEGLTSSTTEK from the exons GAACACAACCATCTCCCTTTTGACAGCAGACAACTGCATGGTGTCCATCGACCCCACGATGCCTGCAAACACAGAGAG GTCTCCATACAAAGTGATACCAGTTGTGACTGAGCAGCTCTCAG aaaaagaagaattgtTCCAGAATTTATTGGGACAGATTGCCGAGCAGTTCTCGAG GGTTTTTAAAATCAACGAGCTAAAAACGGAAGTAGCTAATCACTTGGCAATGCTGGAGAAAAAGGTTGAAT TGGAAGGCCTGAAAGTGGTGGAGATTGAGAAATGCAAGCGCGACATTAAAAAGATGAGGGAGGAAATGGCAGCAAGGAACAGCAG GACGAACTGTCCCTGCAAGTACAGCTTTTTGGATGAAAGCAAGAAGCCAGCTCCCCGGAGGGATGTCCCATCCTACCCAAAG TACATGCTGTCCCAGGAGACCATCGAGGCTCTGCGGAAACCAACCTTTGACGTGTGGCTGTGGGAGCCCAACGAG atGCTGAGCTGTTTGGAGCACATGTACCACGACCTTGGGCTGGTAAAAGACTTCAACATCAACCCTATCACGCTGAAGAGGTGGCTG ctgtgcaTTCATGACAATTACAGAAACAACCCCTTCCACAATTTCCGGCACTGCTTCTGCGTGACCCAGATGATGTACAGCATGATctccctctgcagcctccag gagaaattttcccaaattgACATTTTGATTCTCATGACGGCAGCAGTGTGCCATGACTTGGACCATCCAGGCTATAACAACAC CTACCAGATCAACGCGCGGACGGAGCTGGCCGTGCGCTACAACGACATCTCCCCGCTGGAGAACCACCACTGCGCCGTGGCCTTCCAGATCTTCTCCCAGCCAGAGTTCAACATCTTCTCCAACGTGGACCAGGAGCAGTTCAAGCAGATCAGACAG GGGATAATTACATTAATCCTGGCTACAGACATGGCGAGACATGCAGAAATACTGGActctttcaaggaaaaaatggaaaactttgATTACACAAATGAAGAACACATGACCTGT CTGAAGATGGTACTGATAAAATGCTGCGACATCTCCAACGAAGTGCGCCCGATggaggtggcagagccctgggtaGATTGCTTACTGGAGGAGTATTTCATGCAG AGCGACCGAGAGAAATCCGAGGGGCTGCCGGTGGCGCCGTTCATGGACCGCGACAAAGTGACCAAGCCCACGGCACAGATCGGGTTTCTCAAGTTTGTCCTCATCCCCATGTTCGAAACAGTGACCAAG CTATTCCCAGAAGTGGAGGAGGTGATGCTCCAGCCTCTGTGGGAATCCAGGGACCACTATGAGGGGTTAAAGCAGATAGATGATGCTATGAAAGAG ctgcagaaacagaaaagtgaaGGTTTGACGTCCAGCACTACTGAAAAGTGA
- the PDE9A gene encoding high affinity cGMP-specific 3',5'-cyclic phosphodiesterase 9A isoform X2 has translation MDLCLFKMRRAATLSHISLLHPRVIKTYIFILKVFYYIHKHQIAADCSLDENFQVLQKKKNCSRIYWDRLPSSSRVEGLKVVEIEKCKRDIKKMREEMAARNSRTNCPCKYSFLDESKKPAPRRDVPSYPKYMLSQETIEALRKPTFDVWLWEPNEMLSCLEHMYHDLGLVKDFNINPITLKRWLLCIHDNYRNNPFHNFRHCFCVTQMMYSMISLCSLQEKFSQIDILILMTAAVCHDLDHPGYNNTYQINARTELAVRYNDISPLENHHCAVAFQIFSQPEFNIFSNVDQEQFKQIRQGIITLILATDMARHAEILDSFKEKMENFDYTNEEHMTCLKMVLIKCCDISNEVRPMEVAEPWVDCLLEEYFMQSDREKSEGLPVAPFMDRDKVTKPTAQIGFLKFVLIPMFETVTKLFPEVEEVMLQPLWESRDHYEGLKQIDDAMKELQKQKSEGLTSSTTEK, from the exons ATGGATCTTTGTCTCTTTAAGATGAGGCGAGCTGCCACTCTTAGTCATATATCTTTACTGCACCCTAGGGTTATAAAAACATACATCTTCATTTTGAAAGTCTTTTATTACATCCATAAACATCAGATTGCAGCTGACTGTTCCCTGGATGAGAATTTCCAAGTACTCCAA aaaaagaagaattgtTCCAGAATTTATTGGGACAGATTGCCGAGCAGTTCTCGAG TGGAAGGCCTGAAAGTGGTGGAGATTGAGAAATGCAAGCGCGACATTAAAAAGATGAGGGAGGAAATGGCAGCAAGGAACAGCAG GACGAACTGTCCCTGCAAGTACAGCTTTTTGGATGAAAGCAAGAAGCCAGCTCCCCGGAGGGATGTCCCATCCTACCCAAAG TACATGCTGTCCCAGGAGACCATCGAGGCTCTGCGGAAACCAACCTTTGACGTGTGGCTGTGGGAGCCCAACGAG atGCTGAGCTGTTTGGAGCACATGTACCACGACCTTGGGCTGGTAAAAGACTTCAACATCAACCCTATCACGCTGAAGAGGTGGCTG ctgtgcaTTCATGACAATTACAGAAACAACCCCTTCCACAATTTCCGGCACTGCTTCTGCGTGACCCAGATGATGTACAGCATGATctccctctgcagcctccag gagaaattttcccaaattgACATTTTGATTCTCATGACGGCAGCAGTGTGCCATGACTTGGACCATCCAGGCTATAACAACAC CTACCAGATCAACGCGCGGACGGAGCTGGCCGTGCGCTACAACGACATCTCCCCGCTGGAGAACCACCACTGCGCCGTGGCCTTCCAGATCTTCTCCCAGCCAGAGTTCAACATCTTCTCCAACGTGGACCAGGAGCAGTTCAAGCAGATCAGACAG GGGATAATTACATTAATCCTGGCTACAGACATGGCGAGACATGCAGAAATACTGGActctttcaaggaaaaaatggaaaactttgATTACACAAATGAAGAACACATGACCTGT CTGAAGATGGTACTGATAAAATGCTGCGACATCTCCAACGAAGTGCGCCCGATggaggtggcagagccctgggtaGATTGCTTACTGGAGGAGTATTTCATGCAG AGCGACCGAGAGAAATCCGAGGGGCTGCCGGTGGCGCCGTTCATGGACCGCGACAAAGTGACCAAGCCCACGGCACAGATCGGGTTTCTCAAGTTTGTCCTCATCCCCATGTTCGAAACAGTGACCAAG CTATTCCCAGAAGTGGAGGAGGTGATGCTCCAGCCTCTGTGGGAATCCAGGGACCACTATGAGGGGTTAAAGCAGATAGATGATGCTATGAAAGAG ctgcagaaacagaaaagtgaaGGTTTGACGTCCAGCACTACTGAAAAGTGA
- the PDE9A gene encoding high affinity cGMP-specific 3',5'-cyclic phosphodiesterase 9A isoform X3 has protein sequence MRISKYSKELVSLWHAPATVRGLSSTEGRGHSFLCFLCLFSLLDLVPSQVLSPKKKNCSRIYWDRLPSSSRVEGLKVVEIEKCKRDIKKMREEMAARNSRTNCPCKYSFLDESKKPAPRRDVPSYPKYMLSQETIEALRKPTFDVWLWEPNEMLSCLEHMYHDLGLVKDFNINPITLKRWLLCIHDNYRNNPFHNFRHCFCVTQMMYSMISLCSLQEKFSQIDILILMTAAVCHDLDHPGYNNTYQINARTELAVRYNDISPLENHHCAVAFQIFSQPEFNIFSNVDQEQFKQIRQGIITLILATDMARHAEILDSFKEKMENFDYTNEEHMTCLKMVLIKCCDISNEVRPMEVAEPWVDCLLEEYFMQSDREKSEGLPVAPFMDRDKVTKPTAQIGFLKFVLIPMFETVTKLFPEVEEVMLQPLWESRDHYEGLKQIDDAMKELQKQKSEGLTSSTTEK, from the exons ATGAGAATTTCCAAGTACTCCAA GGAACTTGTCAGTCTCTGGCACGCTCCAGCCACTGTCAGagggctgagcagcactgaagggagaggacacagctttctctgctttctctgtttattttccctgttgGATTTGGTGCCATCCCAGGTGCTGTCCCCG aaaaagaagaattgtTCCAGAATTTATTGGGACAGATTGCCGAGCAGTTCTCGAG TGGAAGGCCTGAAAGTGGTGGAGATTGAGAAATGCAAGCGCGACATTAAAAAGATGAGGGAGGAAATGGCAGCAAGGAACAGCAG GACGAACTGTCCCTGCAAGTACAGCTTTTTGGATGAAAGCAAGAAGCCAGCTCCCCGGAGGGATGTCCCATCCTACCCAAAG TACATGCTGTCCCAGGAGACCATCGAGGCTCTGCGGAAACCAACCTTTGACGTGTGGCTGTGGGAGCCCAACGAG atGCTGAGCTGTTTGGAGCACATGTACCACGACCTTGGGCTGGTAAAAGACTTCAACATCAACCCTATCACGCTGAAGAGGTGGCTG ctgtgcaTTCATGACAATTACAGAAACAACCCCTTCCACAATTTCCGGCACTGCTTCTGCGTGACCCAGATGATGTACAGCATGATctccctctgcagcctccag gagaaattttcccaaattgACATTTTGATTCTCATGACGGCAGCAGTGTGCCATGACTTGGACCATCCAGGCTATAACAACAC CTACCAGATCAACGCGCGGACGGAGCTGGCCGTGCGCTACAACGACATCTCCCCGCTGGAGAACCACCACTGCGCCGTGGCCTTCCAGATCTTCTCCCAGCCAGAGTTCAACATCTTCTCCAACGTGGACCAGGAGCAGTTCAAGCAGATCAGACAG GGGATAATTACATTAATCCTGGCTACAGACATGGCGAGACATGCAGAAATACTGGActctttcaaggaaaaaatggaaaactttgATTACACAAATGAAGAACACATGACCTGT CTGAAGATGGTACTGATAAAATGCTGCGACATCTCCAACGAAGTGCGCCCGATggaggtggcagagccctgggtaGATTGCTTACTGGAGGAGTATTTCATGCAG AGCGACCGAGAGAAATCCGAGGGGCTGCCGGTGGCGCCGTTCATGGACCGCGACAAAGTGACCAAGCCCACGGCACAGATCGGGTTTCTCAAGTTTGTCCTCATCCCCATGTTCGAAACAGTGACCAAG CTATTCCCAGAAGTGGAGGAGGTGATGCTCCAGCCTCTGTGGGAATCCAGGGACCACTATGAGGGGTTAAAGCAGATAGATGATGCTATGAAAGAG ctgcagaaacagaaaagtgaaGGTTTGACGTCCAGCACTACTGAAAAGTGA
- the PDE9A gene encoding high affinity cGMP-specific 3',5'-cyclic phosphodiesterase 9A isoform X5, with translation MREEMAARNSRTNCPCKYSFLDESKKPAPRRDVPSYPKYMLSQETIEALRKPTFDVWLWEPNEMLSCLEHMYHDLGLVKDFNINPITLKRWLLCIHDNYRNNPFHNFRHCFCVTQMMYSMISLCSLQEKFSQIDILILMTAAVCHDLDHPGYNNTYQINARTELAVRYNDISPLENHHCAVAFQIFSQPEFNIFSNVDQEQFKQIRQGIITLILATDMARHAEILDSFKEKMENFDYTNEEHMTCLKMVLIKCCDISNEVRPMEVAEPWVDCLLEEYFMQSDREKSEGLPVAPFMDRDKVTKPTAQIGFLKFVLIPMFETVTKLFPEVEEVMLQPLWESRDHYEGLKQIDDAMKELQKQKSEGLTSSTTEK, from the exons ATGAGGGAGGAAATGGCAGCAAGGAACAGCAG GACGAACTGTCCCTGCAAGTACAGCTTTTTGGATGAAAGCAAGAAGCCAGCTCCCCGGAGGGATGTCCCATCCTACCCAAAG TACATGCTGTCCCAGGAGACCATCGAGGCTCTGCGGAAACCAACCTTTGACGTGTGGCTGTGGGAGCCCAACGAG atGCTGAGCTGTTTGGAGCACATGTACCACGACCTTGGGCTGGTAAAAGACTTCAACATCAACCCTATCACGCTGAAGAGGTGGCTG ctgtgcaTTCATGACAATTACAGAAACAACCCCTTCCACAATTTCCGGCACTGCTTCTGCGTGACCCAGATGATGTACAGCATGATctccctctgcagcctccag gagaaattttcccaaattgACATTTTGATTCTCATGACGGCAGCAGTGTGCCATGACTTGGACCATCCAGGCTATAACAACAC CTACCAGATCAACGCGCGGACGGAGCTGGCCGTGCGCTACAACGACATCTCCCCGCTGGAGAACCACCACTGCGCCGTGGCCTTCCAGATCTTCTCCCAGCCAGAGTTCAACATCTTCTCCAACGTGGACCAGGAGCAGTTCAAGCAGATCAGACAG GGGATAATTACATTAATCCTGGCTACAGACATGGCGAGACATGCAGAAATACTGGActctttcaaggaaaaaatggaaaactttgATTACACAAATGAAGAACACATGACCTGT CTGAAGATGGTACTGATAAAATGCTGCGACATCTCCAACGAAGTGCGCCCGATggaggtggcagagccctgggtaGATTGCTTACTGGAGGAGTATTTCATGCAG AGCGACCGAGAGAAATCCGAGGGGCTGCCGGTGGCGCCGTTCATGGACCGCGACAAAGTGACCAAGCCCACGGCACAGATCGGGTTTCTCAAGTTTGTCCTCATCCCCATGTTCGAAACAGTGACCAAG CTATTCCCAGAAGTGGAGGAGGTGATGCTCCAGCCTCTGTGGGAATCCAGGGACCACTATGAGGGGTTAAAGCAGATAGATGATGCTATGAAAGAG ctgcagaaacagaaaagtgaaGGTTTGACGTCCAGCACTACTGAAAAGTGA